A stretch of DNA from Nocardioides sp. Arc9.136:
GTAGCAGATGCTCAGTCCCAGCTCGACCCCGTCGACGGTGATCGAGCAGCCGGCGTCCCCCGCGGTGAACCAGGCGAGCTCGTCGTGGTCGACGTGCTGCTTGTCGTAGGGCACCGACACCTCCCCGCCGGGCCGGACCACGACCGAGGAGAGGGTACGGCGGTCCGCGCGCTGCAGCGCCGTGCCCACGACCACCACCAGGTCGCCGGTCGCGGCCGCCTCGCGGAGCGGGTCGAGCTCGGGACCGGCCACCCGCTCGGCCGTCGGGAGCACGCCGTCGAACGCGGAGGCGTCGTACCCGGTCAGGAACGCCTCGGGCAGCACGAGCACGCGCACGCCCCGGTCGGCGGCCCGCCGGGCCAGCCGGGCGGCGGTCGCGACGTTCGCGCGCAGGTCCCCGGGCACCGCCTCGGCCTGGCCCGCGCCCAGGAGCAGCCCGGTCATGCGCGCGCGGCCGCCAGCGCCTCGGCGAGGCCGCGGGCGGCGAGCCGGTCGGCGCGCTCGTTCCCCTCGTCGCCGTTGTGGCCCTTGACCCAGTGCCACTCGACGTCGTGCTCGGCGCAGGCGGCGACCAGCTGGCGCCACAGGTCGTCGTTCTTGACCGGCTGCTTCGTGCTGGTCCGCCACCCGTTGCGCTGCCACCCCACGACCCAGGAGGTGATCCCGTTGCGCACGTAGGTGCTGTCGGTGAACAGGTGCACGACCGACCGCCGCTTGAGCGCCTCGAGCGCGCGGATGGGCGCGGTCAGCTCCATCCGGTTGTTCGTCGTGGGCTCGACCTCGCCGCCGCACAGCTCCAGCTCGTGGCTGCCCTGCCGCAGCAGCGCGCCCCAGCCGCCGGGGCCGGGGTTGGGCACGCAGGCCCCGTCGGTGTGGATGGTGACGGGGCGCTCGTCGACCGCGCTCACTCGATCACGAGCTCGACGCGCTGGAACTCCTTGACCTCGGTGTAGCCCGTCGTGGCCATCGACCGCTTCAGCGCGCCGATGAGGTTCATCGTGCCGTCGGCGACGCGGGAGGGGCCGAAGAGGATCTCCTCGAGCGTGCCGACCGTCTCGAACTGCACGCGCTGGCCGCGCGGCAGGTCGGCGTGGTGGGCCTCGGTGCCCCAGTGGAAGCCGCGGCCAGGCGCGTCGCTGGCCCGGGCGAACGGCGAGCCGACCATGACCGCGTCCGCGCCGCAGGCGATCGCCTTGGCCAGGTCGCCGGACTGGCCGATGGACCCGTCGGCGATCACGTGCACGTAGCGGCCGCCGGACTCGTCGAGGTAGTCGCGGCGCGCCGCGGCGACGTCGGCGACGGCGGAGGCCATCGGCACGGCGACGCCGAGGACGGTGCGGGTGGTGTGCGCGGCGCCGCCGCCGAAGCCGACGAGGACACCGGCCGCGCCGGTGCGCATCAGGTGCAGCGCCGCCTGGTGGGTCGCGCAGCCTCCGACGATGACCGGCACGTCGAGCTCGTAGATGAACTCCTTGAGGTTCAGCGGCTCGGCCTGGGAGGAGACGTGCTCGGCCGAGACGGTCGTGCCGCGGATGACGAACATGTCGACGCCCGCGTCCACCACGGTCTTGGCGAACTCCTTGGTCCGCTGCGGCGACAGCGAGCCCGCGACGGTCACGCCGGCCTCGCGCACCTGGCGCAGCCGCTCGGTGATCAGCTCTGCCTTCACCGGCTCGAGGTAGATCTCCTGCAGGCGCCGGGTCGCGTCGTGCCCCTCGAGGCCGGCGACCTCCTCCAGCAGCGGCTCCGGGTCGTCGTACCGCGTCCAGATGCCCTCGAGGTTGAGCACCCCGAGGCCGCCGAACTCGCCGAAGGCGATCGCGGTCGCCGGCGACATCACCGAGTCCATCGGGGCCGCCAGGACCGGCAGGTCGAACCGGTAGGCGTCGATCTGCCAGTCGGTGCTGACCTCCTCGGGGTCGCGGGTGCGCCGGGAGGGCACGATCGCCACGTCGTCGAAGGAGTAGGCGCGGCGAGCACGCTTGGCCCGGCCGATCTCGATCTCGGTCATCTGTCCTCTGCTCCGGCTCAGCGGCCGTTGTAGTTCGGGGCCTCGACGGTCATCTGCACGTCGTGGGGGTGGCTCTCCTTGAGCGAGGCCGACGTGATCCGCACGAACCGGCCCTTCTCCTGCAGCTCGGGCACCGTCCGGGCGCCGATGTAGAACATCGACTGCGCGAGGCCGCCGACGAGCTGGTGGGCGACGGCCGCCAGCGGCCCGCGGTAGGCCACCTGGCCCTCGATGCCCTCGGGCACGATCAGGTCGTCGCTGAGGACCTCGGCCTGGAAGTAGCGGTCCTTGGAGTAGGACTTCTTGCCCCGGCTCGACATCGCCGCCAGCGAGCCCATGCCGCGATAGGCCTTGAACTGCTTGCCGTTGAGGAAGATCAGCTCGCCCGGCGACTCGTCGCAGCCGGCCAGCAGCGAGCCGACCATGACGCTGTCGGCGCCGGCGACGAGCGCCTTGGCGATGTCACCGGACTGCTGCAGGCCGCCGTCGGCGATGACCGGCACGCCGGCCGGCTTGCACGCCAGCGACGCCTCGTACACCGCGGTCACCTGCGGCACGCCGGCGCCGGTGACGACCCGGGTGGTGCAGATCGAGCCCGGGCCGAAGCCGACCTTGACCGCGTCCGCGCCGGCGTCGACGAACGCCTGCGCGCCGTCGCGGGTGGCGACGTTCCCGCCGATGACCTGGACGTGCTTGGTCGCGGGGTCGGACTTCAGTCGGCGGACCATGTCGAGCAGCAGGCGCACGTGGCCGTGCGCGGTGTCGGCGACGAGCACGTCGACGCCCGCGTCGATCAGGGTGGTCGCGCGCTCCCAGGCGTCGCCGAAGTAGCCGATCGCGGCGCCGACCATGAGCCGGCCGGAGCCGTCGTTCGAGGCGTGCGGGAACTGCTCGGACTTCACGAAGTCCTTGACGGTGATCAGCCCGACCAGGCGGCC
This window harbors:
- a CDS encoding GuaB3 family IMP dehydrogenase-related protein; its protein translation is MTEIEIGRAKRARRAYSFDDVAIVPSRRTRDPEEVSTDWQIDAYRFDLPVLAAPMDSVMSPATAIAFGEFGGLGVLNLEGIWTRYDDPEPLLEEVAGLEGHDATRRLQEIYLEPVKAELITERLRQVREAGVTVAGSLSPQRTKEFAKTVVDAGVDMFVIRGTTVSAEHVSSQAEPLNLKEFIYELDVPVIVGGCATHQAALHLMRTGAAGVLVGFGGGAAHTTRTVLGVAVPMASAVADVAAARRDYLDESGGRYVHVIADGSIGQSGDLAKAIACGADAVMVGSPFARASDAPGRGFHWGTEAHHADLPRGQRVQFETVGTLEEILFGPSRVADGTMNLIGALKRSMATTGYTEVKEFQRVELVIE
- a CDS encoding carbon-nitrogen hydrolase family protein; amino-acid sequence: MTGLLLGAGQAEAVPGDLRANVATAARLARRAADRGVRVLVLPEAFLTGYDASAFDGVLPTAERVAGPELDPLREAAATGDLVVVVGTALQRADRRTLSSVVVRPGGEVSVPYDKQHVDHDELAWFTAGDAGCSITVDGVELGLSICYDGCFPEHARAASDDGALGYLSSAAYFPGGAHRRDLYYAARAVENSFYVVFSGLTGRCGGSSFIGGSAIHDPEGRPLERLGEEEGIAVGELDPGVVAATRERHRMHHDHRRSLGDRVRA
- the rnhA gene encoding ribonuclease HI; amino-acid sequence: MSAVDERPVTIHTDGACVPNPGPGGWGALLRQGSHELELCGGEVEPTTNNRMELTAPIRALEALKRRSVVHLFTDSTYVRNGITSWVVGWQRNGWRTSTKQPVKNDDLWRQLVAACAEHDVEWHWVKGHNGDEGNERADRLAARGLAEALAAARA
- the guaB gene encoding IMP dehydrogenase; protein product: MELPDKFAALGLTYDDVLLLPGYSDLAPSDIDTTSRLTREISLRVPLVSAAMDTVTESRMAIAMARQGGLGVLHRNLSIEDQAYQVDLVKRTQTGIISNPVTIGPDATLEQLDQLAGEYRVSGFPVVDGEQRLLGIITNRDLRFTPVAEWATTKVDEVMTTEGLVTGPAGISRDDATVLLRRHKKERLPLVDEQGRLVGLITVKDFVKSEQFPHASNDGSGRLMVGAAIGYFGDAWERATTLIDAGVDVLVADTAHGHVRLLLDMVRRLKSDPATKHVQVIGGNVATRDGAQAFVDAGADAVKVGFGPGSICTTRVVTGAGVPQVTAVYEASLACKPAGVPVIADGGLQQSGDIAKALVAGADSVMVGSLLAGCDESPGELIFLNGKQFKAYRGMGSLAAMSSRGKKSYSKDRYFQAEVLSDDLIVPEGIEGQVAYRGPLAAVAHQLVGGLAQSMFYIGARTVPELQEKGRFVRITSASLKESHPHDVQMTVEAPNYNGR